The Lates calcarifer isolate ASB-BC8 linkage group LG24, TLL_Latcal_v3, whole genome shotgun sequence sequence CTCAGGGTGATGCTAATTAAAACCCTTCAGTGTTTGACAGTAAGGTAATTAACCCGTCAATGTCTTCCACAGCGCCCCTGACCCATCGCACCATGGCAGATCCCGATTGTGACTTCCAGACTGGCGAGTCTGGCGCCTCCGCCACCTACCCCATGCAGTGCTCTGCCCTGCGTAAGAACGGCTATGTGGTGCTGAAGGGACGTCCTTGCAAAATCGTGGAGATGTCCACCTCCAAGACCGGCAAGCACGGGCATGCTAAGGTAAAATTATACTTAAAGTGTGGCTGTAAAGCCTCTTTAAACTGAGAGCTGTTGTACGTGGCAGTGCACAGTTTTAAATGGAGTTTAGGGCGAAGAGGCACAGCTCAGATCTCCAGGATCAGATTTCAAACAAGTCTGATCCACGTAGTCTGAAGTGTTGGCTCTGGTAGTGCACGGTCTCcttatctttttctttaaacacCAGGGTGCTCCCACATGTACTATGGCCTCCTGTGTAGTTTGGTCTCAGCAAATGGAAAAATGAGTATTCTGCCTGTAAAATGCCAAAGTTGTCATCAGATATTTGGTGATGGAATGACGCGCTCTGCACAGATTTCCTCTGACAGGTTAAATGGTTGACATCACTTTGGTAGTAAACTAAACGTTCCTCTGCAGGTTAACCTGGTTGGTATCGACATCTTCACCAACAAGAAGTATGAAGATATGTGCCCCTCCACCCACAACATGGATGTCCCTGACATCAAGAGGCTAGACTACCAGGTACGCCATCGATCCAAAACATCTCTGGAACTTTCTACCACCCCAGTGTCACAGCAGTCAAACTTAAAGAATGCATAACTTAATTAGAAACAACATGTGACCGCTGCAACGCTCGGGTCACAGTTATGTTGAGCCCTAAAATTCAACTTGAGGATGTTGGGaatgaaaaaaatctctaaAGCTGATTTAATATCCACTTGTTAATGTCTTGTGGACGTATTTCCGCTGTAGAAGTTATGACTAAATATTGCTATCAGAAGATAAAGTGAGAGTTTTGTGCTAAGAATTTACTTAAAGCAGAACATGTGCCAGTTAATCTGAATAGGTACATTTATTAGTCATCTTATCTATGATACTGTATCAGTGTTAACCACAAAATACACAGAACTGGTAGTTTATTTGTTGGAGTGTGTGGTCTGTTTGGCTCAATATTTAGTCTCAGGTCTCTTGACATTAGAAACCGCTGTATGTCAGGTTTCCTCTAACTAGGTATGCATCTATTTTCACTGTTCATCTGTTGATGATTTCCTCAATGAATCAgtggtttggtttttaaaatgtcagactaAAACTCAGATCTGGTttacagtgaaacaaaacagaagaatgaaacttaaaaaatgactaaaatcataagaattgttgtttttctttgttagccattaaacacaaacacaaaatcaataataattGTCATCTATTaccagtgaaaacagctgtctcaGAGCCTTATGAGAGATGGATGTTGTGTAGTAAACACAGGACAAGTGAGGTGACATTAAGTGGAAGGAGTGGCTAAGCATCAGGAAGTGAGCAATTTCTTAATATCTGCTGAAAGTGCTTAGTGTAAAGTCTGTTAAAGCAGCCAGTACACACGAGGCTGAGCTCGTTTCACTTCAGCAAAACCACACACTCCTGCGTGAAATTAGCCTGACCAAGACTGGCATCGAAACCTCAGACGCTCATAAACACAGAATGTTCTACTCTTTAAAAAAGCAGAGCTTCTGGACAGAGCTGAATTAAAGTGAGCATTAGTCAAGTTGTTCAGCTGTGTAACTTCCTCCAGCTGCAGTCCGACTTATTTTCACTGCTCATCGTCACATTCTCGCCTGTCCTTGTAAAATCTCTCAGCCTGTCTCACCAGCTTTCGATCTCTTGCTTTAGTAATGGCAGCACCACATTGACGTGTAATAATTTAGTGTTTACTGCACAACAGAAGAGACATTAGGGGACCATGGACCAGAGGAAATATCTGACAGGGTTACGCTGCAGTTATCAgggtttgacatttttggaaaacatGACATGAGAACTGAACAGGTTTGAGGTCTAACACTGGAGGACGACTTATCTGGTTTTCTGATTGTGTCTTCACCTTCCCAGCTGGTCAACATCTCTGAAAACTACATGTCCTTGATGTCCGACAACGGCGACGTCAGGGAGGACCTGCGTGTCCCTGAAAACGAAGTCGGCAAGGAAATCGAGGCAAAGTTTGAGGCGGGTGAAGACTTCCTGGTGAGTTCAGGGCTTTTAGAATTCTTAGCTTCGCGtctcaaatgtataaaaatgtgaAGATGACTGACTCTGACGTTTCCTCCGCAGGTCACCGTGATTTCTGCCATGGGGGAGGAATGTGCTATCGCTACCAAGGTTTTGACCAGCAAATAGGGAGACGGACTTTGCTGCCCAGGCAACAAGCACCACCCACAACCAGTCTCTTGCATTCTCATTGGTTCTGTCACCAAAGCGTCGGCCTTCACAGACAACCTCAATCATTCTGTtgtgatttttctcttcatcattgatctttttattttctcccctcttttcGTTTCTCTTTTCCATTGCTGTTGGGAATGTTCCACTGCAGCTTGCTGCGTGGTCCTCTGCCTGATCACTGAGGTTTTGTTTGGTAACAATCTACTTTATATAAAACAACTTCAAAAATAATGATCAGTTGCTCATTCCTGCTTATTTTTGCCTTCAACGTGTTGGTTTTGCCACTCACATTCCTGAATGTTTAAATAACAACGGGATTCAGCTTTtgtatgattatttttttatattctttaGATTGAATATAGCAGGTCTAAAGCCTTTtagagggaagggagggggagggCGGCAGTTTTTTCAGTTGTTAAAGCAGTGGGAGGGAGGGTTGCCCCTGTAGATACTAAATTCTGGTTTAGGTTGTCCCTCTAGCAGCCATACCGCTTTCCAGCATGGCCTATGCTCTGGTTCCTGAGTGTATTGGGTGCGACAAggtccgtttttttttttttttcttctaatcGCTGGGATTGATGCTGGCTAGCACTTAAGAGCACTTGAGGTCCACTCCAGCATGTCAAAGCTCTAAAACCAAGAAAAgagaagtgtttatttttttctctctcttcccccccctccaagaacagaaacaaacttcAGTGATTTACCCTCGTGATGCCAGTCTCTTGTCTGTGTAGAAGTTTGAGGGGCGTGAGGGTCCTGTGCGCTCACACCTCTCGTTCACCGGGGCAGCCGAGGGCTCGCCCCCCTCCGGCTCGCCCCGGCCATCCCCCCAGTGCTAAAGGAGTATTTTGTTTTGAGAGGCGTGAGTGTGAAGCGGTGTGGGCCTCCGAAATGTGGGAGGCGGTTTgcagtgaggtgtgtgtttctttttgagGGACTCAATCGGGTTGGGGAGGGTGGTAGAGTTGCAAACTTTTTGTTCACTCGAGGCCTTTGTCACCTGACTGGAGATGGCAAAAATAAAACGATgaaacaaatggacaaaaactGCAAACTATGTCTGTCTGGTTTTGTTTCTAGAATGAAGCTGGTCGTCAGGTGAAGACGTCATTCAGAGCTTATGAACACACGAGGGTGGATGTGCAGTGCTAAAAACATGAAATCTATTGTGTAGTTTAGTGTGCTCAAAACTGAGGAGACTTGTTCTGCTCAAGATTTATTCATACGTCATCAGCTCAGCGGTTAAATCTACACTACCTGTAATTATAAAGCTCTCACGCCTTTTTGCCAAATCAGCCTGTTTTctactgttaaaaacacaaagcaaaagccTGACTTTAGATTTTTCATTTGAGGTAAAGTGTCATTGATATTTTCCCATAATATTCAAGTGTTTCCTTTTTACTGATTATTAATTAACAGAAAGTGGTAACTACATCATTCACTgcagttttgtgtctttgtcccTGGTGTttagctgctgttgtggttgaaAACGTCACCTGAAATTGGGCTTctttcacagagagaaagacggaCTGAAGCTTCCTGCCACACTCCtcaaatatatacaaatataatagAAGGCGCTGGGCAAAATCTAGAAAACCAGAGGAAACGTGTGGTGAAGGTTTTCTCACATCAGCTGCCAGATGAAACTGATTTAATGCAGGTTTacactggaggaaaagaaacataaCATTAGCACTAACATGATGCTTCATATAGAGtatatattgtaataataaCAGTTTCCACTGATTTATCATCTGTTAAAACAGCTTCACATCaagttattttactgtttagACCTGATTTAGTTTGGGGAAAAGCAACATACACTTATAGTTGGAGTCTCCAGGTGACATGAGCGACAGAAActactgaaaaagaaaaagaaaccatCAACAGTTGCAGGATAAACTCTGGGTCCTGGGTTCTGTTCCTGCAGATAAAAGTAGTGAAGGACAAACAAAATGGATGCTCAAAGAGTCACTTCAGTTGCTGCACTTTTCCTCCTACAGCatctctggtgtgtgtgtgtgtttgaagccaTGGCAGCGCAGACGAACAGACACACCCTGCAATGAACGTCTCTAATGTGAAGATGATTCATTCACTTGTGCCCGCCTGCATATCTGCACACTGAGCCACACATGGCAGCACAATGGAAAGAAGgatgcatgttgttttttttcctttctctctgtctgtatcgTCTGACCTGCTACGGTTTCTCTGACTCATCAGgagggattttattttctctcagtgtggTCATAGAAATGCAGCTGAATGAATGCAGCTGGTATGAAGGCCCGAGCAGAGCggggatggtgtgtgtgtgtgtgtgtgtgtgtgtgtgtgtgaggaggtcGCCAATGATTAACCAGGCTCAGCAGGTTTATTATCAGGGTGTGTTTGAGCTGTAGTTGACCTTAGGACTTGCATCATCCGACCAGACAGCTGCTGAAACAACAACAGGCCAAACTTCAACTCTAAAGTGCTTTGTTTACAGACAAAACTTAGCTGAAGAGTggtgacatttaaatgtaagtGTTGGTATTGCAGGTTAAGTGGATGCAGTAAAGCcaagaaaaacatctcagagttAAATAGGAGTTCTACAGTGCCAGCAATGTGCAAACAGCTCGTTAAATCCAGCCATTTTCCAGATTTATGTGtggaaatgtttatttctgctgtgacaCTGGCGTCGCCATATATGGCAAGGGCGTTCCATGCAGCGCGTACTACGTCACGCCTGCGTCATCTCCGCTTCTCCCTTTCCCGTCCGAGCTCTCAACATGGCGCCGGTGAGTTCTGCTAGCTGCTAGCGAATTTACTCAATTTCCTGTTAATTTCTTCGTTTTTAAGCGTATTTCGGTTTATTTAACTAAAATATTAAAGAGAACATTGAATTTAACGACTATGTGTGTGAACTTAAATGAGTTTTTATGAGATATAGCATTAGCGCGTCGTCGGCTCGACGCTTGCTTACACGTGTTCTATTCATTTGACTGACGGGCGACTTGACTCCATAGATAAAATACGCgttttatataaaaacagtaattCTTTCGTATTTAACTGTAAAACTAGATATTTGCTGTCATTATCCATGTGGATGAAGGTCAACTGGTCAATTCGGCACAACTTTTTATGAGCTAACACTACAATAGCTCCAGAAAATGATACTTTATTAACAGATATCTCTATTGTTTTATAATCCTCCATTAAAGAAGCGAGCATTTCCTGGGATCACAGATTCACACGATTCATGCTTATTTTGTCAGAACAATATGTTTAATAGTTTAAGAAATTGTCCATAAAGAGATACTGAATAGATCATGATTTCTAATCCTCATGTTTTACATTGCAGATCAAACAGAAGAGGCCAGCtgttggcaagaaagcaaaaaagggAGCTTCATGGAAGTTCACCTTGGACCTGACCCACCCTGTGGAGGACGGGATCCTGGACTCTGCAAACTTTGTAAGTCTTTACAGCAGTTGTTGAATCCTTTAAGTGACAGAGGCTTGGTAAAAACCCTGTGGAACGTTTCTATAATGATTATTTAGAGACCTGTCTGTCCTATAAGGAGATTATTAAAAAGGTTAGTGATCTTTACGAGCAGCTAACCTTGTGTCTGGACTAGGGCTCCCTTCCCTAGCTCCAAATTTACTAGGGTTCTCTTCCCTAGTGCGTCACTATGCTCTGTTCAATAGGAAACCTTCCTCAAAGAGAGGATAAAGGTCAACGGCAAGACGGGGAATCTGGGTAACATCGTCCAGGTCGGCCGCATGAAGAACAAGATCAACGTCACGTCTGAGAAGCAGTTCTCCAAACGGTGAGACCAGACTCAAATCCTGAGCTTCACATGAATGTTTAACACAACGCTGGAAAAGTACTCACTGTATTACACTTTCTCTGCCCAGGTACCTGAAGTACCTGACAAAGAAGTACCTGAAGAAGAACAACCTGCGTGACTGGCTCAGAGTGGTGGCGTCGGACAAGGAGACGTACGAGCTGCGTTACTTCCAGATCAGTCAGGACGACGAGGAGTCGGAGGCAGACGAGTAAACGGCGGCTGCACGGCGCCACAGCTGTCTGTGTCGGCAGCTGGAGCGAGGCAAGAgaataaatgtggaaaaagaactgttctgtctttgtttttatttttattttggtgtccACAAAAACAACTGAAGAGAGCACGACTCACGGCATCTCACTTAATGCTGGTATATGAAGTTTTTCaggtgacaaatgaaaggaaaaagcagcattaagtgtctttgttttggtgatggaggtggagagagcTGTCGAACACATCAGGTGTCTCCTCGTGTCTGGTGGATTGGGGcattgtctttctgtttcttcactTTTTGTCACCAATCTGTTACACCAGTGTCACATGATTTCCATACAGTGTGTATAGAGATAAACTGACAGGTAGTGAAGCTGTGCAGTGAGGTCAGGTGGTGGATGATAAGACTTCTGGAAACCACAGATTACCACAAGTGATTCAAGTAGATGGGAGTAAAATCATaaagagataaataaaagagtttttcctttccttattcttctataaataaatatgaataaaatgtaaataaataaaaataaaaatcctgttTTACAGATGAAAACTTGTGTTTCTCAGGACGTTCATTCACCACAACCCTgacctcatttttctctctgaataaTTTACTCTCAGTTTATTAAGTTCTGCAGTTGTTTTAAAAACTGAGCGTTATAACCTTCATGCAGGGAGGGTTCATCACAGGACTgttgcattagttttagctaagAACTCACTGATGGTGGTGGATACATGTGGAGTGTTCAGACTCGTCCATGCTCCTAAAGGTGCCACTAGGTGGTGCTACACGCTTGTGGCAAGTCAGTGTGGAACAGATCAAACTGATCCTGCTCCGTACTGTTAGTACCTGCACAATTAACCTTCAGTTATTTAGCTCAGAGGAAATTAGAATTGCAGCTGATGAAACACAGTCAGAAATATATGATATCAACCGACTTAATTTcccaaaagaagaagaagagtaacACCTCCAGTTTGTATTGATAACCCTGATAACATCATCTGCTATTTGTCCttggacaaataaaatgaattgaAGCTAAAACAATAAGAGATGACTTAAGAAATGATTCTCCTAAATATCCCATGAGTATGCTGTCTGTGCCTGAGTGGAGCTGTCGTTTTTAACGCTGAGATAAAAGATATTCAGTGTTATAGTTCACTTAACATGAGTGGATAAATATTTATCTTTGAATCCTGGGACCAGCTTTaaaaacaaccaccaccaccaaagaATCTCTTTCCACTTCATCAGATCTTTGACCGTTTCAGAGACGGTGTCCATCTCCCTCCAGTTTTTTAAACTCCTGTATGAGTTGCTTCAGGCTGCCAACGAAAACCTTTATTCCCTTAAACAGAAAAGGATGTTGTGCTTTGCCCCTGCTCTTTCAGTCTGAGTCTGGACCCGCTCCCATCCACTCATCTGTTGTGTATAAAGCACGTAGCCTCAGGAATGCGTCCACCTTCAGCTGCTCTGCAGTCGGCAGCGGCTGGTGGCGTCTCCAGTCTTTACATGAGGATTCACAT is a genomic window containing:
- the eif5a gene encoding eukaryotic translation initiation factor 5A-1, with the translated sequence MADPDCDFQTGESGASATYPMQCSALRKNGYVVLKGRPCKIVEMSTSKTGKHGHAKVNLVGIDIFTNKKYEDMCPSTHNMDVPDIKRLDYQLVNISENYMSLMSDNGDVREDLRVPENEVGKEIEAKFEAGEDFLVTVISAMGEECAIATKVLTSK
- the rpl22l1 gene encoding 60S ribosomal protein L22-like 1, producing MQRVLRHACVISASPFPVRALNMAPIKQKRPAVGKKAKKGASWKFTLDLTHPVEDGILDSANFETFLKERIKVNGKTGNLGNIVQVGRMKNKINVTSEKQFSKRYLKYLTKKYLKKNNLRDWLRVVASDKETYELRYFQISQDDEESEADE